The following coding sequences are from one Lasioglossum baleicum chromosome 18, iyLasBale1, whole genome shotgun sequence window:
- the LOC143218078 gene encoding neural cell adhesion molecule 2 isoform X1, with amino-acid sequence MRYNIRAKSLVRDSTRKNSNLAVPSISRFFVVHTVFEGHSNWNSTGTGPAVAARAVVQGTAELPCDIKPPRDNDSAILVVWYKSDITPIYSYDMRGKHSEASHWNDKDHLNDRAFFRTVTEPATLNINHIQERDEGEYRCRVDFSKSPTRNSRIHLTVIVPPQKPNIINERGNTVTTVAGPYEEGGDMKLQCLVTGGRPEPKVRWWRGEMLLDSKDEQGEFPELRRNTLIVKQLSRADLHAVFTCQASNNNISQPVSASVAIEMHLKPLSVTILSNDNAPLSADRKYDINCMTIGSRPPAKLSWYMDGKILTNHTEKVSEDGNKTSSTLILRPTLLDHDKVITCRAENAKVQQAILEDTWKLNVFFVPILHLELGSNMNPDDIEEGDDVYFECKVNANPGPYKVVWKHNGNVIQNNAKNGVIVQQYGLALREVNRSQAGNYTCIASNVEGDGYSNNVELKIMYKPICVPDQKRIYGVTRQEDAHIICKVEAYPPPDSFRWTFNNTEEMMDVPQARYKNSTRHMQSVLTYRPITEMDYGTVFCSASNTAGQQKNACVFHIIPAGKPESPYNCTLSNQTTKSLSVECFAGFDGGQPQHFLLEVFDQVTGKLQANVTSRENAAFTVQDLEPGKVLNMILYAVNAKGRSDPTLLEGFTLKVAEKQTVRVLFTGTPVPFEITPLLGGLIGVVTALLLLTITILAAMKIRSDRRTQRPNDLPLKKGTAPSSEDLYDTDDRNPDVVPINKGSDYQLTGSISGTPLAVQNTPDGLPPSSLSVQQVNHLQGLQPYSHEYNNYPTLPLSGEITYAELCMTRPATLSTLVNDTKLNSISGVGSLSTIQGYGGSKPFAKESTIYACIDHNAKPSKIDVSSASSCTPTPLSAKSAFQDLNVGKHHPSIEIVTVRTPLISTQESCV; translated from the exons GACCAGCTGTCGCAGCCAGGGCTGTGGTCCAAGGCACTGCTGAACTACCTTGCGACATCAAGCCACCCAGAGACAATGACTCCGCCATCTTGGTCGTGTGGTACAAGAGCGACATCACGCCTATTTATAG TTACGACATGAGGGGCAAACACTCGGAGGCCTCCCATTGGAACGATAAGGATCACCTGAACGACCGGGCATTTTTCAGAACGGTCACGGAACCAGCCACCTTAAATATAAATCACATCCAGGAGCGAGACGAGGGCGAATACAGGTGTCGTGTGGACTTTTCCAAAAGCCCTACCAGAAACTCCAGAATCCATCTCACGGTGATAG TGCCACCACAGAAGCCAAACATAATCAACGAGCGCGGTAACACAGTGACAACAGTAGCAGGACCATACGAAGAAGGCGGAGACATGAAACTACAATGTCTCGTCACCGGAG GTCGACCGGAGCCGAAAGTGAGATGGTGGCGAGGCGAGATGTTGCTGGACTCAAAGGACGAGCAGGGCGAGTTCCCAGAGCTCCGCAGAAACACCCTAATCGTCAAACAACTTTCCAGAGCCGACCTGCATGCTGTGTTCACGTGTCAGGCCTCGAACAACAACATCAGCCAACCAGTTTCCGCATCGGTGGCAATCGAAATGCACC TGAAGCCGCTGAGCGTGACGATACTGAGCAACGATAACGCACCCCTAAGCGCTGATCGAAAGTACGACATAAACTGCATGACCATAGGATCCAGGCCTCCTGCGAAGTTGTCCTGGTACATGGATGGCAAAATATTGACCAACCACACTGAGAAG GTATCCGAGGACGGCAACAAGACGAGTTCCACGCTAATTTTGAGACCGACATTACTTGATCACGACAAAGTAATTACTTGCCGGGCGGAGAACGCGAAAGTTCAACAGGCTATACTGGAGGATACGTGGAAATTAAACGTGTTCT TTGTTCCAATTTTACATCTGGAATTAGGGTCGAACATGAACCCAGATGACATCGAAGAAGGGGATGACGTCTACTTTGAGTGCAAAGTCAATGCCAATCCCGGCCCTTACAAAGTAGTGTGGAAGCATAAT GGTAACGTGATTCAAAATAACGCGAAGAACGGCGTGATAGTGCAGCAGTACGGCCTCGCTTTGAGGGAGGTCAATCGCTCCCAGGCCGGAAATTATACTTGTATTGCCAGCAACGTCGAAGGAGATGGTTACAGCAACAACGTGGAACTGAAAATTATGT ACAAACCAATCTGTGTACCTGATCAGAAGCGAATTTATGGTGTGACGAGGCAGGAAGACGCTCATATAATTTGCAAGGTGGAGGCTTATCCACCGCCGGACAGCTTCCGGTGGACTTTCAACAATACTGAAGAGATGATGGACGTGCCTCAGGCGCGTTACAAGAATTCGACAAGACACATGCAGAGCGTTCTCACGTACAGACCGATCACTGAAATGGACTATGGCACGGTTTTCTGCTCGGCCAGTAACACTGCTGGCCAACAGAAAAATGCTTGCGTGTTCCATATCATTCCTGCTG GCAAACCCGAATCGCCCTACAACTGCACGCTATCAAACCAAACAACAAAGTCATTATCAGTCGAGTGTTTCGCCGGATTCGATGGAGGACAACCACAACACTTTCTTCTGGAAGTATTCGACCAAGTCACGGGAAAGCTGCAAGCTAACGTCACGTCTAGGGAAAATGCAGCTTTCACTGTCCAAGATCTAGAACCAGGGAAGGTCTTGAATATGATCTTGTATGCTGTCAATGCAAAGGGAAGAAGCGATCCTACCTTGCTAGAAGGATTCACTTTGAAAGTTGCCGAGAAGCAAACTG TGCGTGTTCTGTTCACAGGTACCCCGGTGCCATTCGAGATCACCCCATTGCTAGGGGGTTTGATCGGAGTGGTCACCGCGTTGCTCTTGCTCACCATAACCATTCTGGCAGCGATGAAAATCAGAAGTGACAGAAGAACACAAAGGCCAAATGACCTACCACTGAAAAAGGGAACAGCGCCAAGCTCCGAGGACCTTTATGACACTGACGACAGGAATCCTGACGTGGTTCCCATAAACAAAG GCTCGGATTATCAACTAACTGGATCAATATCCGGGACGCCTTTGGCAGTGCAGAACACTCCTGATGGTCTTCCACCCTCTTCACTATCGGTTCAGCAAGTGAATCACCTTCAAGGACTGCAACCATACTCGCACGAGTATAATAATTACCCCACGTTACCG CTGTCAGGTGAGATAACGTATGCGGAGCTCTGCATGACACGACCAGCGACCCTGTCGACGTTAGTGAACGACACTAAACTGAATAGTATAAGCGGCGTGGGTAGTTTAAGCACTATCCAAGGCTACGGCGGCTCTAAGCCCTTCGCGAAGGAGTCGACGATCTACGCGTGCATAGATCACAACGCCAAGCCGTCGAAAATCGACGTGTCGAGTGCGTCGTCTTGTACACCGACGCCCCTCTCGGCGAAGAGTGCGTTTCAGGACTTAAACGTCGGTAAACACCATCCTTCGATAGAGATCGTGACCGTTCGCACCCCATTGATCTCCACCCAGGAGAGCTGTGTATAG
- the LOC143218078 gene encoding nephrin isoform X5, which produces MRGKHSEASHWNDKDHLNDRAFFRTVTEPATLNINHIQERDEGEYRCRVDFSKSPTRNSRIHLTVIVPPQKPNIINERGNTVTTVAGPYEEGGDMKLQCLVTGGRPEPKVRWWRGEMLLDSKDEQGEFPELRRNTLIVKQLSRADLHAVFTCQASNNNISQPVSASVAIEMHLKPLSVTILSNDNAPLSADRKYDINCMTIGSRPPAKLSWYMDGKILTNHTEKVSEDGNKTSSTLILRPTLLDHDKVITCRAENAKVQQAILEDTWKLNVFFVPILHLELGSNMNPDDIEEGDDVYFECKVNANPGPYKVVWKHNGNVIQNNAKNGVIVQQYGLALREVNRSQAGNYTCIASNVEGDGYSNNVELKIMYKPICVPDQKRIYGVTRQEDAHIICKVEAYPPPDSFRWTFNNTEEMMDVPQARYKNSTRHMQSVLTYRPITEMDYGTVFCSASNTAGQQKNACVFHIIPAGKPESPYNCTLSNQTTKSLSVECFAGFDGGQPQHFLLEVFDQVTGKLQANVTSRENAAFTVQDLEPGKVLNMILYAVNAKGRSDPTLLEGFTLKVAEKQTVRVLFTGTPVPFEITPLLGGLIGVVTALLLLTITILAAMKIRSDRRTQRPNDLPLKKGTAPSSEDLYDTDDRNPDVVPINKGSDYQLTGSISGTPLAVQNTPDGLPPSSLSVQQVNHLQGLQPYSHEYNNYPTLPLSGEITYAELCMTRPATLSTLVNDTKLNSISGVGSLSTIQGYGGSKPFAKESTIYACIDHNAKPSKIDVSSASSCTPTPLSAKSAFQDLNVGKHHPSIEIVTVRTPLISTQESCV; this is translated from the exons ATGAGGGGCAAACACTCGGAGGCCTCCCATTGGAACGATAAGGATCACCTGAACGACCGGGCATTTTTCAGAACGGTCACGGAACCAGCCACCTTAAATATAAATCACATCCAGGAGCGAGACGAGGGCGAATACAGGTGTCGTGTGGACTTTTCCAAAAGCCCTACCAGAAACTCCAGAATCCATCTCACGGTGATAG TGCCACCACAGAAGCCAAACATAATCAACGAGCGCGGTAACACAGTGACAACAGTAGCAGGACCATACGAAGAAGGCGGAGACATGAAACTACAATGTCTCGTCACCGGAG GTCGACCGGAGCCGAAAGTGAGATGGTGGCGAGGCGAGATGTTGCTGGACTCAAAGGACGAGCAGGGCGAGTTCCCAGAGCTCCGCAGAAACACCCTAATCGTCAAACAACTTTCCAGAGCCGACCTGCATGCTGTGTTCACGTGTCAGGCCTCGAACAACAACATCAGCCAACCAGTTTCCGCATCGGTGGCAATCGAAATGCACC TGAAGCCGCTGAGCGTGACGATACTGAGCAACGATAACGCACCCCTAAGCGCTGATCGAAAGTACGACATAAACTGCATGACCATAGGATCCAGGCCTCCTGCGAAGTTGTCCTGGTACATGGATGGCAAAATATTGACCAACCACACTGAGAAG GTATCCGAGGACGGCAACAAGACGAGTTCCACGCTAATTTTGAGACCGACATTACTTGATCACGACAAAGTAATTACTTGCCGGGCGGAGAACGCGAAAGTTCAACAGGCTATACTGGAGGATACGTGGAAATTAAACGTGTTCT TTGTTCCAATTTTACATCTGGAATTAGGGTCGAACATGAACCCAGATGACATCGAAGAAGGGGATGACGTCTACTTTGAGTGCAAAGTCAATGCCAATCCCGGCCCTTACAAAGTAGTGTGGAAGCATAAT GGTAACGTGATTCAAAATAACGCGAAGAACGGCGTGATAGTGCAGCAGTACGGCCTCGCTTTGAGGGAGGTCAATCGCTCCCAGGCCGGAAATTATACTTGTATTGCCAGCAACGTCGAAGGAGATGGTTACAGCAACAACGTGGAACTGAAAATTATGT ACAAACCAATCTGTGTACCTGATCAGAAGCGAATTTATGGTGTGACGAGGCAGGAAGACGCTCATATAATTTGCAAGGTGGAGGCTTATCCACCGCCGGACAGCTTCCGGTGGACTTTCAACAATACTGAAGAGATGATGGACGTGCCTCAGGCGCGTTACAAGAATTCGACAAGACACATGCAGAGCGTTCTCACGTACAGACCGATCACTGAAATGGACTATGGCACGGTTTTCTGCTCGGCCAGTAACACTGCTGGCCAACAGAAAAATGCTTGCGTGTTCCATATCATTCCTGCTG GCAAACCCGAATCGCCCTACAACTGCACGCTATCAAACCAAACAACAAAGTCATTATCAGTCGAGTGTTTCGCCGGATTCGATGGAGGACAACCACAACACTTTCTTCTGGAAGTATTCGACCAAGTCACGGGAAAGCTGCAAGCTAACGTCACGTCTAGGGAAAATGCAGCTTTCACTGTCCAAGATCTAGAACCAGGGAAGGTCTTGAATATGATCTTGTATGCTGTCAATGCAAAGGGAAGAAGCGATCCTACCTTGCTAGAAGGATTCACTTTGAAAGTTGCCGAGAAGCAAACTG TGCGTGTTCTGTTCACAGGTACCCCGGTGCCATTCGAGATCACCCCATTGCTAGGGGGTTTGATCGGAGTGGTCACCGCGTTGCTCTTGCTCACCATAACCATTCTGGCAGCGATGAAAATCAGAAGTGACAGAAGAACACAAAGGCCAAATGACCTACCACTGAAAAAGGGAACAGCGCCAAGCTCCGAGGACCTTTATGACACTGACGACAGGAATCCTGACGTGGTTCCCATAAACAAAG GCTCGGATTATCAACTAACTGGATCAATATCCGGGACGCCTTTGGCAGTGCAGAACACTCCTGATGGTCTTCCACCCTCTTCACTATCGGTTCAGCAAGTGAATCACCTTCAAGGACTGCAACCATACTCGCACGAGTATAATAATTACCCCACGTTACCG CTGTCAGGTGAGATAACGTATGCGGAGCTCTGCATGACACGACCAGCGACCCTGTCGACGTTAGTGAACGACACTAAACTGAATAGTATAAGCGGCGTGGGTAGTTTAAGCACTATCCAAGGCTACGGCGGCTCTAAGCCCTTCGCGAAGGAGTCGACGATCTACGCGTGCATAGATCACAACGCCAAGCCGTCGAAAATCGACGTGTCGAGTGCGTCGTCTTGTACACCGACGCCCCTCTCGGCGAAGAGTGCGTTTCAGGACTTAAACGTCGGTAAACACCATCCTTCGATAGAGATCGTGACCGTTCGCACCCCATTGATCTCCACCCAGGAGAGCTGTGTATAG
- the LOC143218078 gene encoding neural cell adhesion molecule 2 isoform X4, translated as MRCHVLLFGIVASFTVVHAQGPAVAARAVVQGTAELPCDIKPPRDNDSAILVVWYKSDITPIYSYDMRGKHSEASHWNDKDHLNDRAFFRTVTEPATLNINHIQERDEGEYRCRVDFSKSPTRNSRIHLTVIVPPQKPNIINERGNTVTTVAGPYEEGGDMKLQCLVTGGRPEPKVRWWRGEMLLDSKDEQGEFPELRRNTLIVKQLSRADLHAVFTCQASNNNISQPVSASVAIEMHLKPLSVTILSNDNAPLSADRKYDINCMTIGSRPPAKLSWYMDGKILTNHTEKVSEDGNKTSSTLILRPTLLDHDKVITCRAENAKVQQAILEDTWKLNVFFVPILHLELGSNMNPDDIEEGDDVYFECKVNANPGPYKVVWKHNGNVIQNNAKNGVIVQQYGLALREVNRSQAGNYTCIASNVEGDGYSNNVELKIMYKPICVPDQKRIYGVTRQEDAHIICKVEAYPPPDSFRWTFNNTEEMMDVPQARYKNSTRHMQSVLTYRPITEMDYGTVFCSASNTAGQQKNACVFHIIPAGKPESPYNCTLSNQTTKSLSVECFAGFDGGQPQHFLLEVFDQVTGKLQANVTSRENAAFTVQDLEPGKVLNMILYAVNAKGRSDPTLLEGFTLKVAEKQTVRVLFTGTPVPFEITPLLGGLIGVVTALLLLTITILAAMKIRSDRRTQRPNDLPLKKGTAPSSEDLYDTDDRNPDVVPINKGSDYQLTGSISGTPLAVQNTPDGLPPSSLSVQQVNHLQGLQPYSHEYNNYPTLPLSGEITYAELCMTRPATLSTLVNDTKLNSISGVGSLSTIQGYGGSKPFAKESTIYACIDHNAKPSKIDVSSASSCTPTPLSAKSAFQDLNVGKHHPSIEIVTVRTPLISTQESCV; from the exons GACCAGCTGTCGCAGCCAGGGCTGTGGTCCAAGGCACTGCTGAACTACCTTGCGACATCAAGCCACCCAGAGACAATGACTCCGCCATCTTGGTCGTGTGGTACAAGAGCGACATCACGCCTATTTATAG TTACGACATGAGGGGCAAACACTCGGAGGCCTCCCATTGGAACGATAAGGATCACCTGAACGACCGGGCATTTTTCAGAACGGTCACGGAACCAGCCACCTTAAATATAAATCACATCCAGGAGCGAGACGAGGGCGAATACAGGTGTCGTGTGGACTTTTCCAAAAGCCCTACCAGAAACTCCAGAATCCATCTCACGGTGATAG TGCCACCACAGAAGCCAAACATAATCAACGAGCGCGGTAACACAGTGACAACAGTAGCAGGACCATACGAAGAAGGCGGAGACATGAAACTACAATGTCTCGTCACCGGAG GTCGACCGGAGCCGAAAGTGAGATGGTGGCGAGGCGAGATGTTGCTGGACTCAAAGGACGAGCAGGGCGAGTTCCCAGAGCTCCGCAGAAACACCCTAATCGTCAAACAACTTTCCAGAGCCGACCTGCATGCTGTGTTCACGTGTCAGGCCTCGAACAACAACATCAGCCAACCAGTTTCCGCATCGGTGGCAATCGAAATGCACC TGAAGCCGCTGAGCGTGACGATACTGAGCAACGATAACGCACCCCTAAGCGCTGATCGAAAGTACGACATAAACTGCATGACCATAGGATCCAGGCCTCCTGCGAAGTTGTCCTGGTACATGGATGGCAAAATATTGACCAACCACACTGAGAAG GTATCCGAGGACGGCAACAAGACGAGTTCCACGCTAATTTTGAGACCGACATTACTTGATCACGACAAAGTAATTACTTGCCGGGCGGAGAACGCGAAAGTTCAACAGGCTATACTGGAGGATACGTGGAAATTAAACGTGTTCT TTGTTCCAATTTTACATCTGGAATTAGGGTCGAACATGAACCCAGATGACATCGAAGAAGGGGATGACGTCTACTTTGAGTGCAAAGTCAATGCCAATCCCGGCCCTTACAAAGTAGTGTGGAAGCATAAT GGTAACGTGATTCAAAATAACGCGAAGAACGGCGTGATAGTGCAGCAGTACGGCCTCGCTTTGAGGGAGGTCAATCGCTCCCAGGCCGGAAATTATACTTGTATTGCCAGCAACGTCGAAGGAGATGGTTACAGCAACAACGTGGAACTGAAAATTATGT ACAAACCAATCTGTGTACCTGATCAGAAGCGAATTTATGGTGTGACGAGGCAGGAAGACGCTCATATAATTTGCAAGGTGGAGGCTTATCCACCGCCGGACAGCTTCCGGTGGACTTTCAACAATACTGAAGAGATGATGGACGTGCCTCAGGCGCGTTACAAGAATTCGACAAGACACATGCAGAGCGTTCTCACGTACAGACCGATCACTGAAATGGACTATGGCACGGTTTTCTGCTCGGCCAGTAACACTGCTGGCCAACAGAAAAATGCTTGCGTGTTCCATATCATTCCTGCTG GCAAACCCGAATCGCCCTACAACTGCACGCTATCAAACCAAACAACAAAGTCATTATCAGTCGAGTGTTTCGCCGGATTCGATGGAGGACAACCACAACACTTTCTTCTGGAAGTATTCGACCAAGTCACGGGAAAGCTGCAAGCTAACGTCACGTCTAGGGAAAATGCAGCTTTCACTGTCCAAGATCTAGAACCAGGGAAGGTCTTGAATATGATCTTGTATGCTGTCAATGCAAAGGGAAGAAGCGATCCTACCTTGCTAGAAGGATTCACTTTGAAAGTTGCCGAGAAGCAAACTG TGCGTGTTCTGTTCACAGGTACCCCGGTGCCATTCGAGATCACCCCATTGCTAGGGGGTTTGATCGGAGTGGTCACCGCGTTGCTCTTGCTCACCATAACCATTCTGGCAGCGATGAAAATCAGAAGTGACAGAAGAACACAAAGGCCAAATGACCTACCACTGAAAAAGGGAACAGCGCCAAGCTCCGAGGACCTTTATGACACTGACGACAGGAATCCTGACGTGGTTCCCATAAACAAAG GCTCGGATTATCAACTAACTGGATCAATATCCGGGACGCCTTTGGCAGTGCAGAACACTCCTGATGGTCTTCCACCCTCTTCACTATCGGTTCAGCAAGTGAATCACCTTCAAGGACTGCAACCATACTCGCACGAGTATAATAATTACCCCACGTTACCG CTGTCAGGTGAGATAACGTATGCGGAGCTCTGCATGACACGACCAGCGACCCTGTCGACGTTAGTGAACGACACTAAACTGAATAGTATAAGCGGCGTGGGTAGTTTAAGCACTATCCAAGGCTACGGCGGCTCTAAGCCCTTCGCGAAGGAGTCGACGATCTACGCGTGCATAGATCACAACGCCAAGCCGTCGAAAATCGACGTGTCGAGTGCGTCGTCTTGTACACCGACGCCCCTCTCGGCGAAGAGTGCGTTTCAGGACTTAAACGTCGGTAAACACCATCCTTCGATAGAGATCGTGACCGTTCGCACCCCATTGATCTCCACCCAGGAGAGCTGTGTATAG
- the LOC143218078 gene encoding neural cell adhesion molecule 2 isoform X3, translating to MRCHVLLFGIVASFTVVHAQGGPRTFSARPYRGGPAVAARAVVQGTAELPCDIKPPRDNDSAILVVWYKSDITPIYSYDMRGKHSEASHWNDKDHLNDRAFFRTVTEPATLNINHIQERDEGEYRCRVDFSKSPTRNSRIHLTVIVPPQKPNIINERGNTVTTVAGPYEEGGDMKLQCLVTGGRPEPKVRWWRGEMLLDSKDEQGEFPELRRNTLIVKQLSRADLHAVFTCQASNNNISQPVSASVAIEMHLKPLSVTILSNDNAPLSADRKYDINCMTIGSRPPAKLSWYMDGKILTNHTEKVSEDGNKTSSTLILRPTLLDHDKVITCRAENAKVQQAILEDTWKLNVFFVPILHLELGSNMNPDDIEEGDDVYFECKVNANPGPYKVVWKHNGNVIQNNAKNGVIVQQYGLALREVNRSQAGNYTCIASNVEGDGYSNNVELKIMYKPICVPDQKRIYGVTRQEDAHIICKVEAYPPPDSFRWTFNNTEEMMDVPQARYKNSTRHMQSVLTYRPITEMDYGTVFCSASNTAGQQKNACVFHIIPAGKPESPYNCTLSNQTTKSLSVECFAGFDGGQPQHFLLEVFDQVTGKLQANVTSRENAAFTVQDLEPGKVLNMILYAVNAKGRSDPTLLEGFTLKVAEKQTVRVLFTGTPVPFEITPLLGGLIGVVTALLLLTITILAAMKIRSDRRTQRPNDLPLKKGTAPSSEDLYDTDDRNPDVVPINKGSDYQLTGSISGTPLAVQNTPDGLPPSSLSVQQVNHLQGLQPYSHEYNNYPTLPLSGEITYAELCMTRPATLSTLVNDTKLNSISGVGSLSTIQGYGGSKPFAKESTIYACIDHNAKPSKIDVSSASSCTPTPLSAKSAFQDLNVGKHHPSIEIVTVRTPLISTQESCV from the exons GACCAGCTGTCGCAGCCAGGGCTGTGGTCCAAGGCACTGCTGAACTACCTTGCGACATCAAGCCACCCAGAGACAATGACTCCGCCATCTTGGTCGTGTGGTACAAGAGCGACATCACGCCTATTTATAG TTACGACATGAGGGGCAAACACTCGGAGGCCTCCCATTGGAACGATAAGGATCACCTGAACGACCGGGCATTTTTCAGAACGGTCACGGAACCAGCCACCTTAAATATAAATCACATCCAGGAGCGAGACGAGGGCGAATACAGGTGTCGTGTGGACTTTTCCAAAAGCCCTACCAGAAACTCCAGAATCCATCTCACGGTGATAG TGCCACCACAGAAGCCAAACATAATCAACGAGCGCGGTAACACAGTGACAACAGTAGCAGGACCATACGAAGAAGGCGGAGACATGAAACTACAATGTCTCGTCACCGGAG GTCGACCGGAGCCGAAAGTGAGATGGTGGCGAGGCGAGATGTTGCTGGACTCAAAGGACGAGCAGGGCGAGTTCCCAGAGCTCCGCAGAAACACCCTAATCGTCAAACAACTTTCCAGAGCCGACCTGCATGCTGTGTTCACGTGTCAGGCCTCGAACAACAACATCAGCCAACCAGTTTCCGCATCGGTGGCAATCGAAATGCACC TGAAGCCGCTGAGCGTGACGATACTGAGCAACGATAACGCACCCCTAAGCGCTGATCGAAAGTACGACATAAACTGCATGACCATAGGATCCAGGCCTCCTGCGAAGTTGTCCTGGTACATGGATGGCAAAATATTGACCAACCACACTGAGAAG GTATCCGAGGACGGCAACAAGACGAGTTCCACGCTAATTTTGAGACCGACATTACTTGATCACGACAAAGTAATTACTTGCCGGGCGGAGAACGCGAAAGTTCAACAGGCTATACTGGAGGATACGTGGAAATTAAACGTGTTCT TTGTTCCAATTTTACATCTGGAATTAGGGTCGAACATGAACCCAGATGACATCGAAGAAGGGGATGACGTCTACTTTGAGTGCAAAGTCAATGCCAATCCCGGCCCTTACAAAGTAGTGTGGAAGCATAAT GGTAACGTGATTCAAAATAACGCGAAGAACGGCGTGATAGTGCAGCAGTACGGCCTCGCTTTGAGGGAGGTCAATCGCTCCCAGGCCGGAAATTATACTTGTATTGCCAGCAACGTCGAAGGAGATGGTTACAGCAACAACGTGGAACTGAAAATTATGT ACAAACCAATCTGTGTACCTGATCAGAAGCGAATTTATGGTGTGACGAGGCAGGAAGACGCTCATATAATTTGCAAGGTGGAGGCTTATCCACCGCCGGACAGCTTCCGGTGGACTTTCAACAATACTGAAGAGATGATGGACGTGCCTCAGGCGCGTTACAAGAATTCGACAAGACACATGCAGAGCGTTCTCACGTACAGACCGATCACTGAAATGGACTATGGCACGGTTTTCTGCTCGGCCAGTAACACTGCTGGCCAACAGAAAAATGCTTGCGTGTTCCATATCATTCCTGCTG GCAAACCCGAATCGCCCTACAACTGCACGCTATCAAACCAAACAACAAAGTCATTATCAGTCGAGTGTTTCGCCGGATTCGATGGAGGACAACCACAACACTTTCTTCTGGAAGTATTCGACCAAGTCACGGGAAAGCTGCAAGCTAACGTCACGTCTAGGGAAAATGCAGCTTTCACTGTCCAAGATCTAGAACCAGGGAAGGTCTTGAATATGATCTTGTATGCTGTCAATGCAAAGGGAAGAAGCGATCCTACCTTGCTAGAAGGATTCACTTTGAAAGTTGCCGAGAAGCAAACTG TGCGTGTTCTGTTCACAGGTACCCCGGTGCCATTCGAGATCACCCCATTGCTAGGGGGTTTGATCGGAGTGGTCACCGCGTTGCTCTTGCTCACCATAACCATTCTGGCAGCGATGAAAATCAGAAGTGACAGAAGAACACAAAGGCCAAATGACCTACCACTGAAAAAGGGAACAGCGCCAAGCTCCGAGGACCTTTATGACACTGACGACAGGAATCCTGACGTGGTTCCCATAAACAAAG GCTCGGATTATCAACTAACTGGATCAATATCCGGGACGCCTTTGGCAGTGCAGAACACTCCTGATGGTCTTCCACCCTCTTCACTATCGGTTCAGCAAGTGAATCACCTTCAAGGACTGCAACCATACTCGCACGAGTATAATAATTACCCCACGTTACCG CTGTCAGGTGAGATAACGTATGCGGAGCTCTGCATGACACGACCAGCGACCCTGTCGACGTTAGTGAACGACACTAAACTGAATAGTATAAGCGGCGTGGGTAGTTTAAGCACTATCCAAGGCTACGGCGGCTCTAAGCCCTTCGCGAAGGAGTCGACGATCTACGCGTGCATAGATCACAACGCCAAGCCGTCGAAAATCGACGTGTCGAGTGCGTCGTCTTGTACACCGACGCCCCTCTCGGCGAAGAGTGCGTTTCAGGACTTAAACGTCGGTAAACACCATCCTTCGATAGAGATCGTGACCGTTCGCACCCCATTGATCTCCACCCAGGAGAGCTGTGTATAG